One Faecalicatena sp. Marseille-Q4148 DNA window includes the following coding sequences:
- a CDS encoding response regulator transcription factor, whose translation MKMKLVLVEKDETLRTQLEELLAFYNLFDIVKTFDGINEANKYICLNEVDAVFINIRTGNPRYSGDGSFLAYNLSQIKPDVFVALYSEEKLEAGMVFDCCCDEYFRLPFDNRVLQRVVKRLQYLFELLQYKRLSVNRSMMIKTRNGYQLVDIDKVLFIERMDRKNKMVMVDGKEMILSGYSMNELEQILEGYNFYRCYQSFIVNLSRVSYVRADNEAKNFALIFEGYAGEVMVSRDKYTEVLQLLKNKYAKLTL comes from the coding sequence ATGAAAATGAAGCTTGTTTTGGTAGAAAAAGACGAAACTTTGCGTACACAGCTGGAAGAATTGCTGGCATTTTATAATTTATTTGATATTGTGAAAACCTTTGACGGAATCAATGAAGCCAATAAATATATCTGTCTGAACGAGGTGGACGCGGTATTTATCAACATCAGAACAGGGAATCCAAGATACAGCGGGGACGGCTCCTTTCTGGCATACAATCTGTCCCAGATAAAGCCGGATGTTTTTGTGGCGCTGTATTCGGAAGAAAAGTTAGAGGCGGGGATGGTATTTGACTGCTGCTGCGATGAATACTTTCGGCTTCCGTTTGATAACCGTGTGCTTCAGCGGGTGGTTAAGCGGCTGCAGTATTTGTTTGAGCTGCTCCAATACAAACGGTTATCTGTGAACCGTTCTATGATGATCAAGACGCGAAACGGATATCAGCTTGTGGATATTGATAAGGTTCTCTTTATCGAACGGATGGACCGAAAGAACAAGATGGTGATGGTGGACGGAAAAGAGATGATTCTTTCCGGATATTCCATGAATGAATTGGAACAGATTCTGGAAGGGTATAATTTTTACCGGTGCTATCAGTCTTTTATCGTGAATCTTTCCAGAGTATCTTATGTCCGGGCAGATAACGAAGCGAAAAATTTTGCTCTGATTTTCGAAGGATATGCGGGGGAAGTTATGGTGAGCCGCGATAAATATACGGAAGTACTGCAGCTTCTGAAAAATAAATATGCGAAGCTTACGCTTTAG
- a CDS encoding ABC transporter ATP-binding protein, whose amino-acid sequence MKNNKHVISFFLSFYRRLSIPWWLYLIAFGSGVVYAEVGMRVSKYLVRVNKGELYNSVILGYVFFTLFNALLGFLRPLVEEYANQKVILRVRFSMWRKILHLPMDQFEKGQPSSLVSAVTNDVTQATLVISGIFSGAASLFGFIRACMILYQYNSPLAAYLLLCIPVAVAMFIIVGKLQFTIMKKRYTALNEMTTFFSEHLSAGKYVKAQVMEEKELESGYAAIDSRYKADIYYAFMEQIQVLTNSLYSLLTTVVMAVGGSRLINAGKMEATGINMFSTYMTQVNLYMAELLTVWQNVMGSKGALVHVGDILDMEEEHTEKGNSWTESENRDIVFKNVNFGYGSEKEILHDFSVCIPGGKTTTVIGDNGSGKSTVMKLLQGFYQPDSGEIWVGGNKICETSPQECHKKFGYVLQNNPLMSGTIRDNILYGTEGETPEEEMKKAAGEARADSFIDALPNGYDTTLGEAGNRLSSGQKQRIAIARALIAKPDYLILDEAGANLDHDTYMKIYHGIRKKMEGNTIVFIAHDMREIAEADYLVVMHHGRLEACGTHEEVFAVSRTYQEYLQSAEAS is encoded by the coding sequence ATGAAAAACAACAAACATGTGATATCATTTTTTCTGAGCTTTTACAGAAGGCTTTCAATTCCCTGGTGGCTCTACCTGATCGCATTCGGAAGCGGCGTGGTTTATGCCGAGGTCGGAATGAGAGTATCGAAGTATCTGGTCCGTGTGAACAAGGGGGAACTATATAATTCTGTTATTTTAGGCTATGTCTTTTTTACGCTCTTTAATGCATTGCTGGGATTTTTGAGACCGCTTGTGGAGGAGTATGCCAATCAAAAAGTGATCCTGCGGGTAAGGTTTTCGATGTGGAGGAAGATCCTGCATCTTCCGATGGATCAGTTCGAAAAGGGACAGCCGTCTTCGCTGGTGTCGGCCGTTACGAACGACGTAACTCAGGCGACTCTGGTGATCAGTGGAATATTCTCAGGAGCTGCGTCGCTGTTCGGATTTATCCGCGCCTGTATGATCTTGTATCAATACAATTCGCCTCTCGCAGCATACCTTTTGCTCTGCATACCGGTTGCGGTGGCAATGTTTATCATCGTCGGCAAGCTGCAGTTTACCATAATGAAAAAGCGCTATACAGCGTTGAATGAAATGACCACCTTTTTCTCCGAACACCTGTCGGCCGGGAAATATGTAAAAGCGCAGGTAATGGAAGAGAAAGAGCTGGAAAGCGGATATGCGGCAATTGATTCACGGTATAAGGCAGATATATACTATGCTTTCATGGAGCAGATTCAGGTTCTGACCAATTCCTTATACTCCCTTCTTACGACTGTCGTAATGGCAGTGGGCGGTTCCAGATTGATTAACGCCGGGAAAATGGAAGCGACAGGGATTAATATGTTCAGCACCTATATGACGCAGGTAAATCTCTATATGGCGGAGCTTTTGACGGTGTGGCAGAACGTGATGGGTTCGAAAGGCGCACTTGTCCATGTCGGGGATATTCTTGATATGGAAGAGGAGCATACGGAAAAAGGCAATTCCTGGACAGAATCCGAGAACAGAGATATTGTGTTCAAAAACGTGAACTTTGGATATGGGAGTGAAAAAGAAATCCTTCATGACTTTTCCGTTTGCATTCCGGGAGGAAAGACGACGACGGTGATCGGAGATAACGGTTCCGGAAAATCTACGGTCATGAAATTGCTACAGGGATTCTACCAGCCTGATTCGGGAGAAATATGGGTTGGAGGAAACAAGATATGCGAAACGAGTCCCCAGGAATGTCATAAAAAATTTGGCTATGTACTTCAGAACAATCCGCTGATGTCAGGTACGATCCGAGATAACATTCTGTATGGCACAGAAGGAGAAACGCCGGAGGAAGAGATGAAAAAAGCGGCAGGAGAAGCCAGAGCGGATTCTTTTATAGATGCGCTTCCCAACGGATATGATACGACTCTTGGAGAGGCGGGGAACCGTTTGTCAAGCGGTCAGAAACAGAGGATTGCCATTGCCAGGGCATTGATTGCGAAGCCGGATTATCTGATACTCGACGAGGCGGGGGCGAATCTGGACCATGACACATATATGAAGATCTATCATGGTATCAGGAAGAAGATGGAAGGCAATACAATTGTTTTCATCGCCCATGATATGCGCGAGATTGCAGAAGCAGACTATCTGGTCGTTATGCATCACGGACGTCTTGAAGCCTGCGGAACCCATGAAGAAGTATTTGCCGTAAGCAGGACTTATCAGGAATATCTGCAGTCCGCTGAGGCATCTTAA